From Etheostoma cragini isolate CJK2018 chromosome 3, CSU_Ecrag_1.0, whole genome shotgun sequence:
aaaaTCACCACATCTGCATCTCAGCTTGTCAGTATATATGTACCGTATGGTTCAGAGTTAAACGTATGAGATCTCTTACCCTAACCAAGCGTGCCCTCTTCACCAGGTCATTCAGCTTGCGTACTGCAGCATTGCTCGGCAAGTTCCTTATGTCGGCCAAcagatcctcctcctccagctcaaTCAGCTGGTAGTGGTCACACTTCTGCCTGGGCTCTGACCAGAAAGATCCAATGTAAACCCGCAAGATCTCGGGGGTTCGAAACACTTTTCCCAGCGACCACATGAGGGCGCCGTACACTCTCATGAGCTGCTGCGAGTCCACCCTGTCAGCTTTGTTAAGAACTACACGCAACTTGTCCTCATAGCCACACAGGGCCCCAAAGGCCCGAGTGAGCTCATCAGAGAACTCTAGTTTATGTGCATCGAACAGCAGGATGATTCGATCCACACGCTCTGCAAACCAGCGCAGCACTGCTGGAAAGTCGTAGCCTGGGGAtaaggaacaaaaacacagggttTTCGTTAAGACTATTTAATGGGGCAAGCATCACTGCCTCAACACCAAGAGGAACATACATATCCCAGGGGCCCTCACTGGTTGCAAGCCATTTTAGTTACACCCATAGATTAATGCATTCATAAAACAAAGTGAGGACTGCTCAGTTACTTACTGCTCATCTCCACCTAAGTTAGTCACACTGCTTTCATTTGCTTTGCTTCTGACTTCAAATGTTTGAATTATGTTGGgctaaaatattattatttaattgcatCTGTTATGACTCTTCTCTTGGCAGGAATTTACATCCTTCCGAAAGCAACAATACTTTACAACTGTCTAAAACTGAATATATGCGAGTAGAAGAAGAGCCATTAATTCTACggacattaaaaaaggaaattagcAAGGTAGTTGTACTTACCTCGACTTAGTTTTCTTTTAGCAGCAGTTAAGATGCCTGGTGTGTCGATAATGCTGACACTCTCGAGGACTTGATTTGGCATCTGGACACACTGAAACCTacgaagaaaaaaatacatcaacacaaaatattaaaaactctACTATTTCTCACTAGCCTTTATTTAAATGGTTGGAAATTGGAATAGtttgttttagtattttatatGTTAATGAAGGCAGAACATTGACAAAAAGaagtaagagaaagaaaaatgtaaaaggaggAGGAACACctccaccttcctctttcttcctttctctctttttgtctgttgaTTCCTGTCACCTGTTTAGAAAAGCATTTCCAAAAGGGTCGAGGTGGCGAAAGGGCTTTTTGGGGTCCACTGTGAGGGCGTTGCCAGGGATAAGTCCTTCCATCTCTCCATACATGAGGGCAGTGAAGCAGTCAGTAGTTGGCTCTGGCCCAACTCGGCTACCAGGGAAATCTTGTTCTATGAGATACCTAGAGTCCAAAGCACCATTATCAACATTATTACCGCCAAACACAACAGCACCATACATTCAGTGGAGTACAAGCACAAATCTGCAGTTTTATATGGCGTGGATGTTTTGATTCTTACCTGATGAAAGTTGTCTTTCCTGTTGAGTACTGTCCCATCACCAAGACCATTGGTTTGTTATCAAACTCTGCGTCCTCATAGCTCGGAGAATGAAAGTGATGGAAAGAATAGTATTTCTCTATCGGCATCAGCCTCTTATGATAAAGATTTTTCAGCTCCTCTGTCAACAGATTGACGTCCCCCAGTGTTTTAGGGTTGCGCCTAAGCTTCCGGATGGACATGGCGATGAGTCTCTGCTCTTAATTTGTTTCTGTGGAAGCTGCTTACTCTTCTAAGACCAAACCGATCGATGGAAGAATGTGCACAAGGAATATTTTCAGATTCTCACAGCTGTCTGCTCCATCCTGCAGCGGGACATTGAGAGGGTGGAGAGGGTGTAACCAGAGCCTGCAGCTGCACCTAACATAAAGCCATTGTCGAGAGGGACAGGGTGGAGTGaagttcaaattttttttttttttactaagtaGAGAGAATCTTGGCAAAATGCATGCAGCTTGTTCTAAACACTAAGTTATAATGTGGCAGTACATCAGTTTTAAACATCTTACTTAAAGGTGACCTGCCACTCGTATTTCATTACGTTGCGGTAATGTCTGACCATgaactctgtaacattttttgttggAAAAATGAATGGTTACTTTATTTCAAGACATtttagcgtggtatagaaagcctgcaggaagactcagctcaacTTGTGCCAGTTCTTATTAATTTCAACAAGCTAacctgcttgactctgattggctaacagctagccaatgagagcctggctatcagtatcgTTTGCCCAGCGCAACCGGCCAAGCTCATGAATAATAATGAGCTATGGCAACATGACATCTGACTGActagttcattttcacattcacaacataacacaaacacatattgaactaacatttcaaaaaatgcaagtaaaaacggttttgtgtggcggGGCACCTTTTACACTATTTGTTCAATGTGTCTGGTAATATGATTAAATTTGCAGACAAccacagacaacacaacaaagtTTGTAGGAACTTGTTAGATAGTTTGCCTGGTCTTAAATTAGATCAGTAAGTACACAGTAACGATGAATGATGCATTCTTGAAATCCTGTAAGACAGGAGGCAGTGGTCACACAACTTAAACTGGCAGAAGACTGATGTTGTGATAACATGGTGGTTGGGTGTGTTCATTTAGCTCCTACTGAAACACAATCTGTTAGGAGAGAaagtttaatttcaaaatttttGTCTAAATTAACTATCACCACCTTGActttaacaaacaaaagttggtatgatgatttattttctttgcttaaCCTTAGACAAAATACTTATTTGAAGTTGTTTTAGGGCTGTAGGTGTGCCATGTTGATATTAATATGTCTATAAGCAAAACtcaaatgtgtatatttttggtACGCTACCATACATGGGTGAGTAAGTATTACCgtcctttacttcagtaaaagtagcAATGCCACAGTGTAGAaaaactctgttacaagtaaaagtatgtgtgtatttttgtcaaacttaagagtatcaaaagtaaaagctgtcattgtgcagtaaaatggtccctgtcagtgttttatttttggattaatattactgctgcattattgtgttacattttactgctgtaaagTTGTACTgattttaactactttatacAACTACAGCAATGGGTCATGTAATGTAAGATCATCATATGATTGTAGCATCACTGTCCTGTAAGAACCACGTATCTCTAAAAAGTCAGCTTTTCACAAACAACATCAATCACGGCTTTGTGACAATATTTTCCAGCTATTCCAACAGCATTTAAGAATATCTAgctaaaaaatgtgttcatcagAAAAACTCTttggagatacatggttttcaATGGAGTACTTTGCAATTATgtgatataaatataatatttttacttgttaaagtaaaattaaaagttCTATATTTgactctgagatgtagtg
This genomic window contains:
- the LOC117942233 gene encoding EH domain-containing protein 2-like, coding for MSIRKLRRNPKTLGDVNLLTEELKNLYHKRLMPIEKYYSFHHFHSPSYEDAEFDNKPMVLVMGQYSTGKTTFIRYLIEQDFPGSRVGPEPTTDCFTALMYGEMEGLIPGNALTVDPKKPFRHLDPFGNAFLNRFQCVQMPNQVLESVSIIDTPGILTAAKRKLSRGYDFPAVLRWFAERVDRIILLFDAHKLEFSDELTRAFGALCGYEDKLRVVLNKADRVDSQQLMRVYGALMWSLGKVFRTPEILRVYIGSFWSEPRQKCDHYQLIELEEEDLLADIRNLPSNAAVRKLNDLVKRARLVRAHAHIISYLKQEMPTLFCKESKKHNLIYQLPVIFTKIQQQHQVPAGDFPDCTKMQEKLLGQDFSKFKTLKPSLMASLDKLLTTDIANLVPLLQQQELRKKSLPSVLDGEFLGTFRPEHFKRDPFKELKKEDESSETDLDEWSVEKYKPKYDEIFYNLSPNGGKLSGTKVKEWMTTTLLPNSVLAHIWRLSDIDGDGMLDNEEFALAVHLIEGKLEGHWLPRELPSHLVPPSKRLSTASDEE